Within Actinoplanes sp. L3-i22, the genomic segment TCGTTCCGCGAGGACCTGCCGCTGCTCGCCGAGACCAGCGGCAAGAACGCGATCATCGTGACCCCGAGCGCCGACCTCGACCTGGCCGTCAAGGACGTGGTCTCCTCCGCGTTCGGCCACGCCGGGCAGAAGTGCTCGGCCGCGTCCCTGGTCGTCCTGGTCGGGTCGGTCGCGCACTCGGAGCGCTTCCGGACCCAGCTGCTCGACGCGGTGTCCTCGCTCGAGGTCGGCCCGCCGACCGAGCCGCGGACCCAGATCGGCCCGCTGGTCGAGCCGGCCGCCGGCAAGCTCCTCGAGGGCCTGACCACGCTCGGCGCCGGCGAACGCTGGCTGCTCGAGCCGCGGAAGCTGGACGAAACCGGTCAGCTGTGGAGCCCGGGCATCCGGGACGGCGTGCGGCGCGGCTCGGCGTACCACAAGACCGAGTACTTCGGCCCGATCCTCGGGATCATGACCGCGGACACCCTGGACGCGGCGATCGACCTGGTCAACGAGGTGGACTACGGGCTCACCTCGGGCCTGCACTCGCTCGACGCCGGCGAGGTGCGCACCTGGCTGGACCGGGTCCAGGCCGGCAACCTCTACGTCAACCGGGGCATCACCGGCGCGATCGTGCGCCGGCAGCCGTTCGGTGGCTGGAAGCGCTCCGCGGTCGGCGCCGGCACCAAGGCCGGCGGCCCGAACTACCTGGCCGGGCTGAGCGGTTGGGCGCCGGCTCCGGCGTCGGTCCAGGCCGACATCAACAACTCGGCCGTACGGTCATTGCTCACCACCGCCGCCGCCACCCTGACCGCCGAGCAGCTCGACTCGGTGACCCGCGCCGCCGGCAGCGACGCGGCCGTCTGGGCCGAGTCGTTCGGGCAGGCCGTGGACGTCTCCGCGCTCGGCGTCGAACGCAACGTGCTGCGCTACCTGCCCACCCCGGTGACCGTCCGGCTGTCCGCCGGCGCCCCGGTCGCCGACCTGGTCCGGGTCCTCGCGGCGGGCCGGCTCGCCGGCGCCCCGGTGCGCGTCTCGTCGGCCGCCGGACTGCCGGCCGGGCTCGCCCCGGACGCGGTCGTCGAGTCCGACGCCGAGTTCGCGGCCGGACTGGACACGGTCGGCCGGGTACGGCTGCTCGGCGGCTCGGCGGCGGCGCTGGCCACCGCCACCGGCGGGCGCCCCGACCTGGCCGTCTGGGCCGGTCCGGTGGTCGAGGCCGGGCGGATCGAGCTGCTGCCGTTCCTGCGCGAGCAGGCGGTCAGCATCACCGCCCACCGCTTCGGCAACCCGCTCCCGATGGCCGCCGAGGTCCTGTGACGCGACTCAGATGACGGAAAAGCCGGGCGGGAGCGACTCCCGCCCGGTCAGCGCCCGCAACAGCGGGACACCCGAGCCGGTCCCGAGGGCGGTCCGGGAGGCGAGCGTGACCGCCTCGGCAACCACCTCCACCGGCAGATCAAACGGCAGCCCGGTCGCCACCGCCGCGTCCAGACCGTGCACCACCAGCTCGAACGTCCGCGTCGGGATCCACGCCCGGACCCGCATCCCACCGGCCGGGGTCTCGATCACGTCGTCGTCGTTCACCCTCGACAGCGCCTCGGTGGCCCGGCCGATCAGGGTGCTGACGTGCCCGGCCGGGTCGTCGCCGAGCTCTTTCGCGGCCGCGCGGGCCTCGTCGGTCGAGCCGGCGTACAACTCCTCGGCGGCGGACTGGGCGTAGGCGAGATAGCCCTCCGGGGTGGAGACCTCGACCTGCGGCGCCCGGGTCGCGAGCCGCTCGGGCACCTGGCGCAGCGCCGAGGTCACCGTGTGGCCGAGCAGCTCCCGCAGGGTCCAGTCGCCGAGGGCCGGCTCGTCCAGGCGGTCCGGCGGGACGGCGGCGGCGAGACCGGCGTACGCGATCGCGGCGGATCGGAAGGTGCGACGGAAATCCATCTCACCAATTTGCCAGATCCGCCCGCGGTGGGAAGGCGGCGATCTCGGCGTCCCAGTCACCGGCGGCCCGGTTCAGCGCCGCCCCGGTGACCTCCAGCCGGATCCGGTGCACCCGGCCGAGCCCGGTCCCGGGCAGCCAGGGCGGCAGGTTCTCGTGCGAGAACGCCACTTCGAGCAGGTGCTGGCCGGGCTCCGTGGGCAGTTGCCGGAACGCCACGTTCGGCTCGATGAACTCCAGTTCGTCGGCCTCGGCGGCGCCCCGCAGCCAGTCGGCCAGCTCGATCGTCTCGGCCACGGTCAGACAGGGGCTCTCGGCCTGCCAGACCTGCCCGTGGTGGTCGGCGGCGGCGATCGACACCACCAGCCAGTCCTCGAGCGGGTCGACCGGCTCCTCGTCGAACTCGTAGCGCAACGGCCGCATCGACAGCCAGCCGCCGGTCTCCGAAGCGATCTGCATAACAGCATTGTCC encodes:
- a CDS encoding maleylpyruvate isomerase family mycothiol-dependent enzyme, yielding MDFRRTFRSAAIAYAGLAAAVPPDRLDEPALGDWTLRELLGHTVTSALRQVPERLATRAPQVEVSTPEGYLAYAQSAAEELYAGSTDEARAAAKELGDDPAGHVSTLIGRATEALSRVNDDDVIETPAGGMRVRAWIPTRTFELVVHGLDAAVATGLPFDLPVEVVAEAVTLASRTALGTGSGVPLLRALTGRESLPPGFSVI